CATGGGTAATCCTTGTTTCTTTATCGCCAATTTTTATATCAAAGATGTCGGAAAGTGAAGGCGTAGGGTCGCTGGAGATGAGTAGAACCCTTTTGCCATCCCTGGCAAACCTCAATGCTATGGAAGATGCGCATGTGGTTTTGCCTACCCCACCTTTTCCACCTACCATAAGGAGTTTTAGTTTGTCATCTTTTATATTAATAAGTCCCATATTCAAAAAAGTGTTTATAAGCTATTTTGCCTTAAATCATTTATGTTAAAAATAGGCCTAAATGTATATCCATTTGATTCTATTGCCTCTTTTCCACCTTCAAGCCTATCAAGGATGGCTATCAATCCCTTTACATGGTATCCTGCCTGCACGGCAATCTCTATTGCCCGAAGTGAAGAACCACCTGTAGTAATTACATCTTCAAGTATAACTACATTCATGCCAGGTTTCAGATTTTTCGCACCTTCGATCCAGAGGCTTCTTCCGTGTCCCTTTGGTTCTTTTCTTATAAAAAAACCTGAGAGGCTATCTTTTTGATGGTATGCATATAAAACTACAGAACACACCAGAGGATCGGCACCAACGCTTACCCCTCCCACTGCCTCAATGTCGGTCATGTCTTTAACCATCTTATACATAATACTACCTGCCAGATACATACCCTCTGGATTAAGGGTGGTCTCACGGGCATCTATATAAAAAGAACTCTTTTTGCCGCTTTTTAGGATAAATTCACCTTCTTCATAAGATAACTTTTTCATGATATCAAGCAATCTTGCTCTTTCGTCCATCATAACGGTTCTCCTATTATTTTTATTGGTCAATTAAATGGATAGATTGTGATCTTGTTTCTTATGCTTTTTTATATCTTTCCATTTCATCTTTGAAAAATTCAATTATCTCCTGATCAATCAAAAACAGGTTTATCTCCTTTAAAGTGGTATCTTTGGTATTGATAAATCGAACTATCTCCTCTGTTATAATAGAGGCACATCTATCTTTTGGAAAACCGAATATACCTGCACTGATAGCGGGCAGGGAAATGGATTTAAAACCCTTGTCATGGGCAAGGGAGAGGGTGCTCTGTATGGCACTCCTTAATTTTTTCTCCTCATCACCTTCACCCCACCTTGGTCCAACAGTATGTATTACATATCTTGCCTTTAAGTTCCCACCAATAGTTATTACAGCAGAACCAACAGGACAGAAACCTATACGATTACTCTCCTCTTGAATAATATTACCCCCTTTACGGACAATTGCTCCGGCTACACCTCCTCCATGTTGCAGATAGGAATTTGCCGCATTCACAATGGCATCGGCTTCGCTTTCTGTGAGATCACCTTTTATAATCCTGATTAAAGTGTCTTTAATCTCTATTTCCTTTAGATTCTCCATTCTTTCTCCTCATCTGTTTTGAATCATAGCTGTATTTTAATATAAAATCAACACAATGAAAAATAAAAAATTCTTGAAGTAATAAAGCAAATATAGATTCAGATCGCCTATTTGTTTATTTATTAGCGATATCTTTAACAATAAGGTCATTCTCCCTAATATTAATATTCAATGTTTTACCTGTATTTTCACCAAAAAAACGGTAGAGCCCTGCAATAAGATAATTTAATAGATATCTTATGTCGTCATCCTCCCCTGTAATGGATGACTCACCTAACCAGAGAATGGTGTTTTTACCCTCTTTTCTGTAGTCTTCACCATCTACCAGTTTGAGAGAAAGCCATTTATCTGTAACTGTAATTGTAGTTGGAACATATTTTGTAGTATCAGGTATATAAATCGTAGAGTAAGATGTTCCTTTTGGGCCTGTCCTTGTAACAGTTGCTGTCTGTCCTGGTGTATACAAAGGCATAGTGCTTGTTATGGTCCTTTCATGGCCTATTCCATAACCATAGAGCATAAAATATTTTGCCTTATCATATCCTGTTAAATCAAAGCCTTTGAGTCTAAGCATGTTACTCAATTTTCCAATAAACTCCTTTTCAAGAAGAGGGTTTTTTGTATTAGCATCTTCAACAATGTGTAATGTAGTTCCCGGTGAAATAGCCAAAGGTTTAGATGGGTCTATATAGCTATTTACCTTCACAGTATAATATGTGGCACAACCTTGCGTAAAAAGCACTATCAAGGCCAGGAGAATCTTTATGAAATAATTTTTTATTTTCACAACTTTCCCTATAACAATTTTCTTCATATATATCATTCCTCCTTTTATGATTGTGACATATCAACTTTTACAGCTCTCTCCTTGATCTCCAATATATCCTTTTTACTCACCATAGATTTAGTTTATGGCAGATGCTATAGTTTTTATTACAGGGACATGTTTTTTCACAAGCCTTTTTTCCCTGCGATAACTGTCTATCATGGCATCTGTCATGCAAACCTGCCCTTCAAGGGCGAATTTAAAAACAATAAAACCGGAGATAAGACCACCCAAACCCTATACAATACCGATTAAGATGCCAAGCAATGTTCTTTTCCATATACGTTTTATTTGCCTTATTCCTGGAGATTCATTTATTTTGATCATGTTTTCATTATACCACAATATATTTTTACATTTTCTTTGAAATTACTGTGATTTAGCAATAGTAGATTTTCATAAGACCTCGAAAAATTAATACTTGTTTTTTCTTGAAATTTTTTTTTAAAATTCTCAATATTATAGAAAATAGATAATTTAAAAAAAGAGATAACATTCAAGAGGTTTTACTATATGAAAACAGGTGTTTTTTTTCACAATGAATTCAAAAATAGAGACTGGCCAGTAATAGGAGATAAATTCAGAAATTTTCCTCTTGTTTTAAGGGATGTATTGAAACTGCCAAATGTAGTGTATTTTGAATCAAAACCTGTGGATGAAGAGATACTTTTAAATACCCACACCTATGCCTATATTCAGGAGGTGAAACGTAGCTGGTATTATAAAGGCGCCTCCCTTGCTGTGGGTGGTTGCGTAGAGGCAGGAGAAAAGATTTCAAAGGGCGAATTAAAAAATGCCCTTGTATTCTCTGTAGGTGCTGGCCATCATTCAGGTCCTTCCTCCGGCTGGGGTGGGACGTATCTTTCATGCTCAGGGCCTACCATAAAAAATATAATAAAGCTCACAGGTGAAAAAAGATTTGCCATCCTTGATACAGATTGCCATCATGGTGATGGGACAAGGGCTGTTTTTGAAGGTAATCCCCATGTCCTCCATGTCTGTTTTTGTAGTTATAATAATGTCATTGAGGATGGAACAAAGATTGATGTGGATGTTTGGGGAAGGACATCAGATGATGAGTACCTTGATAAAGTTCGCTCTGAATTTTTTCCCAGGCTGGAGAATTTTAAGCCTTTTATGATTCTCCACAATTTAGGTCATGATACTGCCCAGGGTGATTATGGAGATATCGGCCTGACAAGGGACTTTTATCTCCAACTTGTAAAGGAAGTAAAGGCGTGGGCAGAAAAGGTATGTGAAGGTAGATATCTTATTATTACCCATGGTGGATACAGGGCTGATAATGCCGAGTATATATTCCCAAAGGTGGTGGAGATACTGGCTAATCAATCTCCATAACCCAGAAAACATTTGCAACAACCCTCCTTATTGTAGTTTTTTTAATTTGATACCTTGGGAAAAGACCTCTTTCTCTAAAGACTTTGATGATTTACTTGATAAAAAAATATTTCATTTTATCATTGACAACATTTTTTAAAATTTTTTAAAATTAATTAATATATTCGCATAAACGAATATATGCATTAAAGAGACGTTATATGGATAATATAGCCCAAATATACAAAGCCCTTTCTGAGGAGATAAGGCTAAGGATTATCACGCTTTTGACCCATGGTGAACTATGTGTATGTGACCTTATGGAGATATTTCAAGAAACCCAATCAAAGATATCAAGGCATCTTGCCTATCTAAAGCATTCAGGATTTGTAAAAAGCAGGCGGGTTGGAACATGGATGCATTACTCACTAAAAGAGCCTATGGATAAACACATAGAAGCACATATTTCTTTTATAAAGGAATATCTGTCAGATATGGATTTATATAAAGAAGATGTTAAAAAGATGGAAGAGGTAAAACAAATGAAACTTTGCGAGAAACAAAATACACCATCACGTAAAAATAAAAGGTCTCAAGTTTAAAATGAATAAAGGGCAAGAGCATGACAAAAGAGCATCTGGGAAAACAACTCTCTTTTCTTGACCGCTATCTCACCATCTGGATATTCCTTGCCATGTTTATTGGGGTGGGATGGGGTTATGTATTCCCAGGAGTGGTAGATTTCTGGAACCGGTTTCAATCAGGGACAACAAATATCCCTATTGCTATAGGTCTTATCCTTATGATGTATCCCCCTCTTGCAAAGGTTAAATATGAAGAATTAGGAGAGGTTTTTAAAAACTGGAGGGTATTATTACTCTCTCTTATTCAAAACTGGATAGTAGGGCCAATTTTTATGTTCATCCTCGCCATTATATTTTTAAGAGGTTATCCAGAATATATGATAGGACTTATCATGATAGGACTTGCAAGGTGTATTGCCATGGTCATTGTATGGAATGACCTTGCAAAAGGTGATACCGAATACTGTGCAGGCCTTGTGGCAT
The sequence above is drawn from the Syntrophorhabdaceae bacterium genome and encodes:
- the pyrE gene encoding orotate phosphoribosyltransferase, whose product is MMDERARLLDIMKKLSYEEGEFILKSGKKSSFYIDARETTLNPEGMYLAGSIMYKMVKDMTDIEAVGGVSVGADPLVCSVVLYAYHQKDSLSGFFIRKEPKGHGRSLWIEGAKNLKPGMNVVILEDVITTGGSSLRAIEIAVQAGYHVKGLIAILDRLEGGKEAIESNGYTFRPIFNINDLRQNSL
- a CDS encoding macro domain-containing protein, producing MENLKEIEIKDTLIRIIKGDLTESEADAIVNAANSYLQHGGGVAGAIVRKGGNIIQEESNRIGFCPVGSAVITIGGNLKARYVIHTVGPRWGEGDEEKKLRSAIQSTLSLAHDKGFKSISLPAISAGIFGFPKDRCASIITEEIVRFINTKDTTLKEINLFLIDQEIIEFFKDEMERYKKA
- a CDS encoding metalloregulator ArsR/SmtB family transcription factor, coding for MDNIAQIYKALSEEIRLRIITLLTHGELCVCDLMEIFQETQSKISRHLAYLKHSGFVKSRRVGTWMHYSLKEPMDKHIEAHISFIKEYLSDMDLYKEDVKKMEEVKQMKLCEKQNTPSRKNKRSQV